In the genome of Bacteroidales bacterium, one region contains:
- the cdd gene encoding cytidine deaminase produces the protein MKTIEIKSIINEYSSLEELSEVSKNLCNSALEAAKTAYAPYSKFQVGAAIMLENGVVVKGSNQENAAYPSGLCAERVALFYANSTYPDQAVEAIAITAIHNGSQVENPISPCGSCRQVIAETKQRFNKKIKILLYSSSKILEISDSDTLLPLSFVMDDSE, from the coding sequence ATGAAGACAATAGAGATTAAATCAATAATAAATGAATATAGCTCATTAGAAGAGCTTAGTGAGGTATCGAAAAACTTGTGTAATTCGGCTTTAGAAGCGGCAAAAACTGCTTACGCTCCCTATAGTAAATTTCAGGTAGGGGCTGCAATAATGTTGGAAAATGGGGTGGTGGTAAAGGGTAGTAATCAGGAGAATGCGGCTTATCCAAGTGGATTGTGCGCAGAGCGTGTTGCTCTGTTTTATGCTAACTCAACTTATCCCGATCAAGCAGTTGAAGCTATTGCTATTACAGCAATTCATAATGGAAGTCAAGTTGAAAATCCAATTTCTCCGTGTGGTAGTTGCAGGCAGGTTATTGCAGAAACGAAACAAAGATTTAACAAAAAAATAAAGATACTTTTATACTCTTCTAGCAAAATTTTGGAAATAAGTGATTCTGATACACTGCTTCCTCTTTCTTTTGTAATGGATGATTCAGAGTAG
- a CDS encoding NTP transferase domain-containing protein, translated as MICKEAIILAGGFGTRLQSVVSDVPKPMAPVGNKPFIYYILKYINSFGLNRVVLSVGYRHETIIEYFGEKFENLELVYAIENQPLGTGGAVKFSSNSIKSDCFFLLNGDSFFKSDLRELANFHKQNGAKITLSLKELKNFDRYGSVKTDKSGLVTQFQEKQFCKFGLINTGVYVVDKDIVNSVSAEKFSFEKDVLEKEVKNKTVYGTVSDGYFIDIGIPEDYEKAQSDINQLL; from the coding sequence ATGATTTGCAAAGAGGCTATAATTCTCGCCGGTGGCTTCGGAACACGCTTACAATCAGTTGTTTCTGATGTGCCTAAACCAATGGCTCCAGTTGGCAACAAGCCATTTATTTACTATATTTTGAAGTACATCAACTCGTTTGGATTAAATAGAGTTGTGCTTAGTGTAGGGTACCGTCACGAGACAATTATTGAGTACTTTGGCGAAAAGTTTGAAAATTTAGAGTTGGTCTATGCAATTGAAAACCAGCCTTTAGGAACTGGCGGGGCAGTAAAGTTCTCATCAAACAGCATTAAATCTGACTGCTTCTTTTTGCTGAATGGCGACAGTTTTTTCAAATCGGATTTAAGAGAGTTAGCAAATTTTCATAAACAAAATGGTGCCAAAATAACTTTGTCGCTTAAAGAGCTTAAAAACTTTGACCGCTACGGCTCGGTTAAAACAGATAAATCGGGATTGGTAACTCAGTTTCAGGAGAAGCAGTTTTGCAAATTTGGACTTATCAATACAGGCGTATATGTTGTTGATAAAGACATTGTTAACTCCGTAAGTGCAGAAAAATTCTCGTTTGAGAAAGATGTTTTAGAAAAAGAGGTCAAGAATAAAACTGTTTACGGAACTGTCTCCGATGGATATTTTATTGATATTGGTATTCCTGAAGATTACGAAAAGGCGCAAAGCGATATTAATCAACTACTCTGA